The Microbacterium limosum genome contains a region encoding:
- a CDS encoding nitroreductase family deazaflavin-dependent oxidoreductase, translating into MPLSGEYLPSTAEWARTQAETYEASGGTEGNLLRGVPVIVLTTVGAKSGGLRKTALMRVEHEGRYAVVASKGGAPEPPQWYWNIRKNPHVELQDGADKRDYTARELEGAEYDEWWARAAAVWPDYDEYRRKTDRRIQMFVLEPLA; encoded by the coding sequence ATGCCCCTGAGCGGAGAATACCTACCCAGCACGGCCGAATGGGCGCGCACCCAGGCCGAGACCTACGAGGCCAGCGGCGGCACGGAGGGCAACCTGTTGCGCGGAGTGCCCGTCATCGTCCTCACGACCGTCGGTGCCAAGAGCGGCGGCCTGCGCAAGACGGCGCTCATGCGCGTCGAGCACGAGGGACGCTATGCCGTCGTGGCGTCCAAGGGCGGCGCCCCCGAGCCGCCGCAGTGGTACTGGAACATCCGCAAGAACCCCCATGTCGAGCTGCAGGACGGCGCCGACAAGCGGGACTACACGGCGCGCGAGCTCGAGGGCGCGGAGTACGACGAGTGGTGGGCCCGCGCCGCGGCGGTGTGGCCCGACTACGACGAGTACCGGCGCAAGACCGACCGCCGCATCCAGATGTTCGTGCTCGAACCGCTCGCCTGA
- a CDS encoding TetR/AcrR family transcriptional regulator, whose amino-acid sequence MSETPSPSAARTTVVAAALDLFAQHGFEATSVEQIARAAGVSRSTFFRQFGGKEDVVFADHEALLDELRAYLGRGHDNPWLAVCEASLRAYRHFAHDPQVARLRYEIVRHVPALRDREIVTVFRYERLFDDYLRQALPDVEPIDAVGFAALVTALHNHVLRRLLRGTRRVPVSVLKDALDEALRRYGVHPEPAAAAPDDVVVAVFPRAMPAAEIARRVRAELDA is encoded by the coding sequence ATGAGCGAGACACCGTCCCCGTCCGCCGCGCGCACCACCGTCGTCGCCGCGGCTCTCGACCTGTTCGCCCAGCACGGGTTTGAGGCGACCTCGGTCGAGCAGATCGCCAGGGCCGCGGGCGTCTCGCGGTCCACCTTCTTCCGCCAGTTCGGCGGCAAGGAGGATGTCGTCTTCGCCGATCACGAGGCGCTGCTCGACGAGCTTCGGGCCTACCTCGGCCGCGGCCACGACAATCCCTGGCTCGCCGTGTGCGAGGCCTCGCTGCGCGCCTATCGGCACTTCGCGCACGACCCGCAGGTCGCGCGGCTGCGATACGAGATCGTCCGGCACGTGCCCGCCCTGCGCGACCGCGAGATCGTCACGGTCTTCCGCTACGAGAGGCTGTTCGACGACTATCTGCGCCAGGCGCTGCCCGACGTCGAGCCGATCGACGCCGTCGGGTTCGCCGCGCTCGTGACGGCCCTCCACAACCACGTCCTGCGCCGCCTGCTGCGCGGCACCAGGCGCGTGCCCGTGTCGGTGCTCAAGGACGCGCTCGACGAGGCCCTGCGCCGCTACGGCGTGCACCCGGAGCCGGCCGCTGCCGCCCCCGACGACGTCGTCGTCGCGGTCTTCCCCCGCGCGATGCCGGCCGCCGAGATCGCCCGCCGCGTGCGCGCGGAACTGGACGCCTGA
- the sucD gene encoding succinate--CoA ligase subunit alpha has translation MSIFLNKDSKVIVQGITGGEGTKHTALMLKAGTQVVGGVNARKAGTTVSHTDAEGNAVELPVFASVGEAMAATGADVSIAFVPAAFTKDAMIEAIDAEIPLLVVITEGVPVGDSAEAWAYAQSKGNATRIIGPNCPGIITPGESLVGITPANITGKGPIGLVSKSGTLTYQMMFELRDLGFSTAIGIGGDPIIGTTHIDALAAFEADPETKAIVMIGEIGGDAEERAADFIKENVTKPVVGYVAGFTAPEGKTMGHAGAIVSGSAGTAQAKKEALEAAGVKVGKTPSETAALMREIIEGL, from the coding sequence ATGTCGATCTTCCTCAACAAGGACTCCAAGGTCATCGTCCAGGGCATCACCGGCGGCGAGGGCACCAAGCACACGGCGCTCATGCTCAAGGCCGGCACGCAGGTCGTCGGCGGCGTCAACGCCCGCAAGGCCGGCACGACGGTGTCGCACACGGATGCCGAGGGCAACGCCGTCGAGCTGCCCGTCTTCGCCTCGGTCGGCGAGGCCATGGCCGCGACGGGCGCCGACGTGTCGATCGCGTTCGTCCCCGCCGCGTTCACGAAGGACGCCATGATCGAGGCCATCGACGCCGAGATCCCGCTGCTCGTCGTCATCACCGAGGGCGTGCCGGTCGGCGACAGTGCCGAGGCCTGGGCCTACGCCCAGAGCAAGGGCAACGCCACGCGCATCATCGGCCCGAACTGCCCCGGCATCATCACCCCCGGCGAGTCGCTCGTGGGCATCACGCCCGCGAACATCACCGGCAAGGGGCCGATCGGCCTCGTGTCGAAGTCGGGCACCCTGACCTACCAGATGATGTTCGAGCTGCGCGACCTCGGCTTCTCGACCGCGATCGGCATCGGCGGCGACCCCATCATCGGCACGACGCACATCGACGCGCTGGCGGCGTTCGAGGCCGACCCCGAGACGAAGGCGATCGTCATGATCGGCGAGATCGGCGGCGACGCCGAAGAGCGCGCGGCCGACTTCATCAAGGAAAACGTCACCAAGCCGGTCGTCGGATACGTCGCGGGCTTCACCGCCCCCGAGGGCAAGACGATGGGCCACGCCGGCGCGATCGTCTCCGGCTCCGCGGGCACGGCGCAGGCCAAGAAGGAGGCCCTCGAGGCCGCCGGGGTCAAGGTCGGCAAGACGCCCTCCGAGACCGCCGCTCTCATGCGCGAGATCATCGAAGGGCTCTGA
- the purN gene encoding phosphoribosylglycinamide formyltransferase translates to MLTVAVLISGTGSNLRALLEAASHPDYPARIVAVGADREAEGFAHAQHFGIPTFLVPYEQFESRAAWGEELSRQLAVWSPDLVVLSGLMRLLPSGVVAAHAPRLINTHPAFLPEFPGAHAVRDALAAGATQTGASVIVVDAGVDTGPVLAQERIAVVPGDTEHTLHERIKPVERRLLIDVVRDIAEGAIDLTAISAASRP, encoded by the coding sequence GTGCTCACGGTTGCCGTTCTCATCTCGGGCACGGGATCCAACCTCCGTGCTCTCCTCGAGGCCGCGAGCCACCCCGATTACCCCGCCCGCATCGTGGCGGTGGGGGCCGACCGCGAGGCCGAGGGCTTCGCGCACGCGCAGCACTTCGGCATCCCCACGTTCCTCGTCCCCTACGAGCAGTTCGAGAGCCGGGCGGCGTGGGGGGAGGAGCTCTCCCGGCAGCTCGCGGTGTGGTCCCCCGACCTCGTCGTGCTGAGCGGGCTCATGAGGCTTCTGCCGAGCGGCGTCGTCGCCGCGCACGCGCCGCGCCTCATCAACACGCACCCGGCGTTTCTGCCCGAGTTCCCCGGGGCCCACGCCGTGCGCGACGCCCTCGCCGCCGGCGCGACGCAGACCGGTGCGAGCGTCATCGTCGTCGACGCCGGCGTCGACACGGGCCCCGTGCTGGCCCAGGAGCGCATCGCCGTCGTGCCCGGCGACACCGAGCACACGCTGCACGAGCGGATCAAGCCCGTCGAGCGGCGCCTGCTCATCGACGTCGTGCGCGACATCGCCGAGGGCGCGATCGACCTGACCGCGATTTCCGCGGCATCCCGACCCTGA
- the sucC gene encoding ADP-forming succinate--CoA ligase subunit beta has protein sequence MDLYEYQARDLFEKYEVPVLPGIIADTAEEAKAAAEKIGGVVVVKAQVKVGGRGKAGGVKVAKTPDEAYEAAKQILGLDIKGHVVGRVMVAAGARIATEYYFSVLLDRANRSYLSLASVEGGMEIEQLAVEKPEALARIEVNPLTGIDAEKALEIAKAAGFDDDLAPKVADVFVKLYAVYTGEDATLVEVNPLVLTEEGEIIALDGKVSIDENAAFRHPDHEALEDKAAADPLEAKAKEHDLNYVKLDGQVGIIGNGAGLVMSTLDVVAYAGEAHGGVTPANFLDIGGGASAAVMAAGLDVILGDPQVKSVFVNVFGGITACDAVANGIVGALDTLGDTASKPLVVRLDGNRVEEGRAILRDYAHPLVTLASTMDEGADKAAELANA, from the coding sequence GTGGATCTCTACGAGTACCAGGCACGCGATCTATTCGAGAAGTACGAGGTGCCGGTTCTCCCGGGCATCATCGCCGACACCGCCGAGGAGGCGAAGGCGGCAGCGGAGAAGATCGGCGGCGTCGTCGTCGTGAAGGCGCAGGTGAAGGTCGGCGGTCGCGGCAAGGCGGGCGGTGTGAAGGTCGCGAAGACCCCCGATGAGGCCTACGAGGCCGCGAAGCAGATCCTCGGCCTCGACATCAAGGGCCACGTCGTGGGACGCGTCATGGTCGCCGCGGGCGCCAGGATCGCCACGGAGTACTACTTCTCGGTGCTGCTCGACCGCGCCAACCGCTCGTACCTCAGCCTCGCCAGCGTCGAGGGCGGCATGGAGATCGAGCAGCTGGCGGTCGAGAAGCCCGAGGCGCTCGCGCGCATCGAGGTGAACCCGCTCACGGGCATCGACGCCGAGAAGGCGCTCGAGATCGCCAAGGCCGCGGGCTTCGACGACGATCTCGCCCCGAAGGTGGCCGACGTCTTCGTCAAGCTCTACGCCGTCTACACCGGCGAGGACGCCACGCTCGTCGAGGTCAACCCGCTCGTGCTGACGGAGGAGGGCGAGATCATCGCCCTCGACGGCAAGGTCTCGATCGACGAGAACGCCGCCTTCCGCCACCCCGACCACGAGGCGCTCGAGGACAAGGCCGCCGCCGATCCGCTCGAGGCGAAGGCGAAGGAGCACGACCTCAACTACGTCAAGCTCGACGGTCAGGTCGGCATCATCGGCAACGGTGCGGGCCTGGTCATGTCGACGCTCGACGTCGTCGCGTACGCCGGCGAGGCGCACGGCGGCGTGACCCCCGCCAACTTCCTCGACATCGGCGGCGGCGCCTCCGCGGCCGTCATGGCGGCGGGTCTGGACGTCATCCTCGGCGACCCGCAGGTCAAGAGCGTCTTCGTCAACGTCTTCGGCGGAATCACGGCGTGCGACGCCGTCGCGAACGGCATCGTCGGCGCGCTCGACACGCTCGGCGACACGGCGTCCAAGCCCCTCGTCGTGCGTCTCGACGGCAACCGGGTGGAGGAGGGCCGCGCGATCCTCCGCGACTACGCCCACCCGCTGGTGACCCTCGCCTCGACCATGGACGAGGGCGCCGACAAGGCCGCCGAGCTCGCCAACGCCTGA
- a CDS encoding DNA-3-methyladenine glycosylase 2 family protein: MTSSANATPRHPAMSFDERYRAISSRDTRFDGQFVTAVRTTGIYCRPSCPARTPKPGNVSFFATSAAAHEAGYRACKRCLPEAAPGSPAWDLRGDAASRAMRLIADGVIEREGVPGLARRLGYSTRHLTRMLTEELGAGPVALARAHRAQTARMLLVGTELTMADVAFSAGFASVRQFNDTVREIFGLTPSQLRARRPRAAGDPFGAPGGVSLALPRRDPFDAAGLFAWMSARALPGVEVATADSFARTVRLPGGPARFRVHDDGSRLRLHATLARLGDLPVLVARVRRLFDLDADPVAIDAALAAVPALRGSVRGVPGLRVPGAADPAEMLVRAMIGQQVSVAAARTALTRLAAALGERMPQPPADPGDAPADSGDARAVPGPTLLFPTPAAIAERGGEVLRGPAARVRAIVSAAEALAGGSLELSPGDDPAAQRAALIALPGIGPWTADYVRMRVTGDPDVLLPGDVAARAGAAALGVPADARGLTEWATRAAPWRSYLMGHLWRAALPRAAARPQAAPRPPAPEPPSAPDTTDPFSLAPLERTPA; this comes from the coding sequence ATGACATCGTCCGCGAACGCCACGCCGAGGCACCCGGCGATGTCGTTCGACGAGCGCTACCGCGCGATCTCGTCGCGCGATACGCGCTTCGACGGGCAGTTCGTCACGGCCGTGCGCACGACGGGCATCTACTGCCGACCGAGCTGCCCGGCGCGCACGCCGAAGCCGGGGAACGTGTCCTTCTTCGCCACGAGCGCCGCCGCGCACGAGGCCGGGTACCGTGCCTGCAAGCGGTGCCTGCCCGAGGCCGCACCGGGCTCGCCCGCGTGGGACCTGCGGGGGGATGCCGCATCGCGCGCCATGCGCCTGATCGCCGACGGCGTCATCGAGCGCGAGGGTGTTCCCGGGCTCGCCCGCCGCCTGGGGTATTCGACGCGCCACCTCACGCGGATGCTCACGGAGGAGCTCGGCGCCGGCCCCGTCGCCCTCGCGCGGGCGCACCGCGCGCAGACCGCGCGCATGCTGCTCGTGGGCACCGAGCTGACCATGGCGGACGTGGCGTTCTCGGCGGGCTTCGCGAGCGTGCGGCAGTTCAACGACACGGTGCGCGAGATCTTCGGGCTCACGCCGTCGCAGCTGCGCGCGCGGCGTCCCCGCGCCGCGGGCGACCCCTTCGGTGCGCCGGGCGGGGTGAGCCTGGCCCTGCCGCGCCGGGACCCGTTCGACGCCGCCGGCCTGTTCGCGTGGATGTCGGCGCGGGCCCTCCCGGGCGTCGAGGTCGCGACGGCCGACTCCTTCGCCCGCACGGTGCGGCTTCCGGGCGGGCCCGCGCGCTTCCGCGTGCACGACGACGGATCGCGGCTGCGGCTGCACGCGACACTCGCCCGCCTGGGGGATCTGCCGGTGCTCGTCGCGCGCGTGCGGCGACTGTTCGACCTCGACGCCGACCCCGTGGCGATCGACGCCGCCCTCGCCGCCGTGCCGGCGCTGCGCGGATCCGTCCGTGGCGTGCCGGGGCTCCGGGTGCCCGGTGCCGCCGATCCCGCCGAGATGCTCGTGCGGGCCATGATCGGCCAGCAGGTGTCGGTCGCGGCGGCGCGCACGGCGCTCACGCGGCTCGCCGCCGCGCTGGGCGAGCGGATGCCGCAGCCCCCCGCGGACCCCGGCGACGCCCCTGCCGACTCGGGCGACGCCCGCGCCGTGCCCGGGCCGACGCTGCTCTTCCCGACCCCCGCGGCCATCGCCGAGCGGGGCGGCGAGGTGCTGCGGGGCCCCGCCGCGCGCGTGCGTGCCATCGTGTCCGCAGCCGAGGCCCTCGCCGGCGGCTCGCTCGAACTCTCGCCGGGCGACGATCCCGCCGCGCAGCGGGCCGCGCTGATCGCCCTGCCCGGCATCGGGCCGTGGACGGCCGACTACGTGCGCATGCGCGTGACGGGCGATCCCGACGTCCTCCTGCCGGGCGATGTCGCGGCGCGGGCGGGCGCGGCGGCGCTCGGGGTGCCCGCCGATGCGAGGGGGCTCACCGAGTGGGCGACGAGGGCCGCCCCGTGGCGGTCGTACCTCATGGGCCACCTCTGGCGCGCCGCCCTCCCGCGGGCCGCCGCTCGCCCGCAGGCCGCCCCCCGCCCTCCCGCCCCGGAGCCCCCGAGCGCGCCCGACACAACCGACCCGTTCTCCCTCGCCCCTCTCGAGAGGACCCCCGCATGA
- a CDS encoding FAD-dependent oxidoreductase, whose protein sequence is MSSLWRAGRTPVPSTPFAPGRHEVVVVGAGITGLSTALMLARSGRDVAVVEAGDVAELSTGANTGKVSLLQGSVLGQLRRHHSASLVRAYVDSNRAGQEWLTAFAEEEGVPFTRRAAYSFAESADALPGVREQIRAGVEAGLPVQWRDASEIEDAPFPVAGAAVLENQIAIDPVAVADALARAFVAAGGTLHTATRVCDVHAVPHAMVQTDAGALRADRIVLATGTPIIDRGLYFAKTRGMRSLCVAFDVDGGVPEGMYLSLDELSHSIRAVSPADGPSGRARLIVGGGGHPVGRTRSESALYDELVDWTSRHFPGARETHRWSAQDYESHNLVPFVGAMPRTLGRVRFATGFNKWGLTNGPAAALRIAAEIAGVPFRERPAWMIALGTRLTVPADLGRGLRENALVGREAARGWTLAEATPVPLPRPAEGEGAVGNRAGVPVGVSTVGGVTRAVSAVCPHLGGVLAWNDAECTWDCPLHASRFAPDGTRLEGPAVEDLRRLGRGALESEGNGQGGAPVRTDGADGSRSPARR, encoded by the coding sequence ATGTCATCGCTCTGGCGCGCAGGCCGCACTCCCGTCCCCTCGACACCGTTCGCCCCGGGGCGGCACGAGGTCGTCGTCGTCGGCGCCGGCATCACAGGACTCAGCACGGCGCTCATGCTCGCCCGCTCCGGCCGTGACGTGGCGGTCGTCGAGGCCGGCGACGTCGCCGAACTGTCGACGGGGGCGAACACGGGCAAGGTCTCCCTGCTGCAGGGGAGTGTGCTCGGGCAGCTCCGCCGGCACCACTCGGCGTCGCTCGTTCGCGCGTACGTCGACAGCAATCGCGCGGGGCAGGAATGGCTGACCGCGTTCGCGGAGGAGGAGGGGGTGCCCTTCACCCGTCGTGCCGCCTACTCCTTCGCCGAGTCGGCCGATGCCCTTCCGGGAGTGCGGGAGCAGATCCGCGCGGGCGTCGAGGCGGGACTGCCGGTGCAGTGGCGGGACGCGTCCGAGATCGAGGATGCGCCCTTCCCCGTCGCCGGCGCCGCCGTGCTCGAGAACCAGATCGCCATCGACCCGGTGGCCGTCGCCGATGCGCTGGCCCGCGCCTTCGTCGCCGCGGGCGGCACGCTGCACACTGCCACGCGCGTGTGCGATGTGCACGCCGTGCCGCACGCGATGGTTCAGACGGATGCCGGGGCGCTGCGCGCGGATCGCATCGTGCTCGCGACGGGCACCCCGATCATCGACCGTGGCCTGTACTTCGCCAAGACGCGGGGCATGCGCTCGCTGTGCGTCGCGTTCGACGTCGACGGCGGCGTTCCCGAAGGCATGTACCTCTCGCTCGACGAGCTGTCGCACTCCATCCGCGCCGTCTCGCCGGCCGACGGTCCGTCCGGGCGGGCGCGGCTGATCGTCGGCGGCGGTGGGCACCCCGTAGGCCGGACCCGCTCGGAGTCGGCTCTGTACGACGAGCTCGTCGACTGGACGAGCCGGCACTTCCCGGGTGCTCGCGAGACGCACCGCTGGTCGGCGCAGGACTACGAATCGCACAACCTCGTGCCCTTCGTCGGCGCGATGCCGCGGACGCTCGGCCGTGTGCGCTTCGCGACCGGGTTCAACAAGTGGGGCCTCACGAACGGGCCGGCGGCGGCGCTGCGCATCGCCGCCGAGATCGCGGGCGTCCCGTTCCGGGAGCGGCCCGCGTGGATGATCGCGCTCGGAACCCGACTCACCGTGCCGGCCGATCTGGGCCGCGGCCTCCGGGAGAACGCCCTCGTGGGGAGGGAGGCGGCGCGCGGCTGGACCCTCGCCGAGGCGACGCCCGTGCCGCTCCCGCGACCGGCGGAGGGGGAGGGGGCGGTCGGCAACCGCGCCGGTGTCCCCGTGGGCGTGTCCACCGTCGGCGGGGTCACCCGCGCCGTGAGCGCGGTCTGCCCGCACCTCGGCGGCGTGCTCGCGTGGAACGACGCCGAATGCACGTGGGACTGCCCTCTGCACGCCTCGCGCTTCGCACCCGACGGCACCCGTCTGGAGGGCCCCGCCGTCGAGGACCTGCGTCGGCTGGGACGCGGCGCGCTCGAGAGCGAGGGGAACGGCCAGGGAGGCGCCCCGGTGCGAACCGACGGCGCCGACGGTTCGAGGTCGCCCGCCCGCCGGTAG
- a CDS encoding DUF6350 family protein has protein sequence MNRVLVALLCALDAALQAAVGLAAIAAPLTLIWVFGSGGAADWGALWPATAAIWQLGHLVPQQITLPDELIVAGISPDAAGFVLSLAPLAVALASAVFGARSGARAARSGSWPSGLGAAAIVSTAASALVAVTSLNPVAQPVLWQAIVFPAAVYVAGVLLGALTIAWRDGDDGIVDRLRGVLDRRADPWPELPGIVARAGAISVLGLVGLGAVGLAVAVFASGADIIALYQAGNVDALGAGVLTLAQLAYVPTLVVWALAWVSGVGFWLGEGAPVSPAGTEAGLVPGIPVLGALPEVSSPWLLLVALLPVGVGAFAGWVARSDLAAILVVPRAARDSRRTHGTSGDPWGPRIAAALAIPAVTAAAAAGLAAAAHGAMGPGRLAEVGPHPGAVALAVGIEVLIGCAILLLSPRALTARPAAHERPAEHAAPH, from the coding sequence ATGAATCGCGTCCTCGTTGCTCTCCTGTGCGCCCTCGACGCCGCCCTCCAGGCGGCCGTGGGCCTCGCGGCGATCGCGGCACCCCTCACGCTGATCTGGGTGTTCGGATCGGGCGGCGCGGCCGACTGGGGTGCGCTGTGGCCGGCGACGGCGGCGATCTGGCAGCTCGGCCACCTCGTGCCCCAGCAGATCACGCTTCCCGACGAGCTCATCGTCGCGGGGATCTCGCCGGATGCCGCGGGCTTCGTGCTCTCGCTCGCGCCGCTCGCCGTGGCGCTGGCCTCCGCCGTCTTCGGGGCGCGTTCGGGGGCCCGGGCGGCCCGGTCCGGCTCGTGGCCGAGCGGACTAGGAGCCGCGGCGATCGTGTCGACCGCGGCATCCGCCCTCGTCGCGGTCACCTCTCTCAACCCCGTCGCGCAGCCCGTCCTCTGGCAGGCGATCGTCTTCCCGGCCGCGGTGTACGTCGCCGGCGTGCTGCTGGGCGCGCTGACGATCGCATGGCGCGACGGCGACGACGGCATCGTCGACCGCCTGCGCGGAGTGCTCGACCGACGCGCCGACCCGTGGCCCGAGCTGCCGGGAATCGTCGCGCGCGCCGGCGCCATCTCCGTGCTCGGCCTGGTGGGGCTCGGCGCGGTGGGCCTGGCCGTGGCCGTCTTCGCCTCCGGCGCCGACATCATCGCGCTCTACCAGGCGGGCAACGTCGACGCGCTCGGCGCGGGCGTGCTGACCCTCGCGCAGCTGGCGTACGTGCCCACGCTGGTCGTATGGGCGCTGGCCTGGGTCTCGGGGGTGGGCTTCTGGCTCGGGGAGGGGGCCCCGGTCAGCCCCGCAGGCACGGAGGCGGGCCTCGTCCCCGGCATCCCCGTGCTCGGCGCCCTGCCCGAGGTGTCGTCGCCGTGGCTGCTCCTCGTAGCCCTGCTGCCGGTGGGCGTGGGGGCCTTCGCGGGCTGGGTGGCGCGGTCGGATCTCGCCGCGATCCTCGTCGTCCCGCGCGCGGCCCGCGACTCCCGCCGTACGCACGGCACGTCGGGCGATCCGTGGGGCCCGCGCATCGCCGCCGCCCTGGCGATCCCCGCCGTGACCGCCGCCGCGGCGGCCGGCCTCGCGGCCGCGGCGCACGGGGCGATGGGTCCCGGGCGGCTGGCGGAGGTCGGCCCCCACCCCGGGGCGGTCGCCCTCGCCGTGGGGATCGAGGTGCTCATCGGCTGCGCGATCCTCCTGTTGTCCCCGCGCGCGCTGACCGCGCGCCCGGCGGCGCACGAGCGCCCGGCGGAGCACGCGGCGCCCCACTAG
- the purH gene encoding bifunctional phosphoribosylaminoimidazolecarboxamide formyltransferase/IMP cyclohydrolase — MAGPRHDPTLYRDRDIVPIRRALVSVSDKTALLELAAALSEAGVEIVSTGSTASTVRDAGYAVTDVSSVTGFPESLDGRVKTLHPSVHAGLLADLRLEDHERQLGELGIAPFELVVVNLYPFVETVASGAEGDDVVEQIDIGGPAMVRASAKNHANVAIVVSPESYPAIIEAVRTGGTSLSQRRELAARAFAHTAAYDTAVAAWFAEGTLADDVDLPAHLTIKAERLANLRYGENSHQRAAIYTRLGGHGIAQATQLQGKEMSYNNYVDADAALRAAFDMVKPAVAIIKHANPCGIAVAAPNALDPIASAHLRAHECDPVSAFGGVIAANRPVTLKMAENLRDIFTEVIVAPAFEPAALQVFAEKKNLRLLQLPADWEQEKMDVRLVSGGLLLQDADRFPSDIDAVAKDWELVSGERPADEEMTNLIFAWKACRAVKSNAIVLAQNSATVGIGMGQVNRVDSCRLAIERAGDRAAGSVAASDAFFPFADGPAVLIEGGIRAIVQPGGSVRDDEVIKAAQAAGVTMFFTGERHFFH; from the coding sequence ATGGCAGGCCCCCGTCACGACCCGACCCTCTACCGCGACCGGGACATCGTCCCGATCCGCCGCGCACTCGTCTCGGTGAGCGACAAGACCGCCCTGCTCGAACTCGCGGCGGCGCTCTCCGAGGCGGGTGTCGAGATCGTCTCGACGGGCTCGACCGCCTCGACCGTCCGCGACGCCGGGTACGCCGTCACCGACGTCTCGAGCGTCACGGGCTTCCCCGAGTCGCTCGACGGCCGCGTGAAGACCCTGCACCCGAGCGTGCACGCGGGCCTTCTCGCCGACCTGCGCCTGGAGGACCACGAGCGGCAGCTGGGCGAGCTCGGCATCGCGCCGTTCGAGCTCGTCGTGGTGAACCTGTACCCGTTCGTCGAGACCGTCGCCTCGGGAGCCGAGGGCGACGACGTCGTCGAGCAGATCGACATCGGCGGCCCGGCGATGGTGCGCGCGTCGGCGAAGAACCACGCGAACGTCGCCATCGTCGTCTCGCCCGAGTCGTACCCGGCGATCATCGAGGCGGTGCGCACGGGCGGCACGAGCCTCAGCCAGCGCCGCGAGCTCGCGGCCCGTGCGTTCGCGCACACCGCCGCGTACGACACGGCCGTCGCGGCGTGGTTCGCGGAGGGCACGCTGGCCGACGACGTCGACCTGCCCGCGCACCTCACGATCAAGGCCGAGCGCCTGGCCAACCTGCGCTACGGCGAGAACTCGCACCAGCGTGCCGCGATCTACACGCGCCTGGGCGGCCACGGCATCGCGCAGGCGACGCAGCTGCAGGGCAAGGAGATGAGCTACAACAATTACGTCGATGCGGACGCAGCGCTGCGGGCCGCGTTCGACATGGTCAAGCCGGCGGTCGCGATCATCAAGCACGCCAACCCCTGCGGTATCGCGGTGGCCGCCCCCAACGCGCTCGACCCGATCGCGAGCGCACACCTGCGCGCGCACGAGTGCGACCCGGTCTCGGCCTTCGGCGGGGTCATCGCCGCCAACCGGCCCGTCACGCTCAAGATGGCCGAGAACCTGCGCGACATCTTCACCGAGGTGATCGTGGCGCCCGCGTTCGAGCCGGCCGCCCTGCAGGTCTTCGCCGAGAAGAAGAACCTGCGCCTGCTCCAGCTCCCCGCCGACTGGGAGCAGGAGAAGATGGACGTCCGGCTCGTGTCGGGCGGGCTCCTGCTGCAGGACGCCGACCGCTTCCCGAGCGACATCGACGCCGTCGCGAAGGACTGGGAGCTGGTCTCGGGCGAGCGGCCCGCCGACGAGGAGATGACGAACCTCATCTTCGCGTGGAAGGCCTGCCGTGCCGTGAAGTCCAACGCGATCGTGCTGGCGCAGAACTCCGCGACCGTCGGGATCGGGATGGGGCAGGTCAACCGCGTGGACTCCTGCCGCCTGGCGATCGAGCGGGCGGGCGACCGCGCGGCCGGCTCCGTAGCGGCATCCGACGCCTTCTTCCCGTTCGCGGATGGGCCGGCGGTGCTGATCGAGGGCGGGATCCGCGCGATCGTGCAGCCCGGCGGATCGGTGCGCGACGACGAGGTCATCAAGGCGGCCCAGGCTGCCGGCGTGACGATGTTCTTCACGGGGGAGCGGCACTTCTTCCACTGA